A genomic stretch from Acidimicrobiales bacterium includes:
- a CDS encoding MBL fold metallo-hydrolase yields MVTSGIFSLDGEDFEVDNNVWLIGDDHEVVVVDAAHDHRPIAEAVGGRRTLGVLCTHGHNDHINAAVELADAVDAPIWLHPDDGMLWDVVHPDRRIDDALRDGLSVDVAGDELTILHTPGHSPGGCCIHVPSLEVVFSGDTLFNGGPGATGRSFSDRGMLVDSIRSRLFVLDGDTAVHTGHGDSTTIGDEARRLEAD; encoded by the coding sequence GTGGTCACCAGCGGGATCTTTTCGCTGGACGGCGAGGACTTCGAGGTTGACAACAACGTCTGGCTGATCGGCGACGACCACGAGGTGGTTGTGGTCGACGCCGCCCACGACCACCGGCCGATCGCCGAGGCGGTCGGGGGGCGGCGGACCCTCGGAGTGCTGTGCACCCACGGCCACAACGACCACATCAACGCCGCCGTCGAGCTGGCCGACGCCGTGGACGCCCCGATCTGGCTGCACCCCGACGACGGGATGCTCTGGGACGTCGTCCACCCGGACCGGAGGATCGACGACGCCCTCCGGGACGGCCTGTCCGTCGACGTGGCCGGCGACGAACTGACGATCCTGCACACCCCGGGCCACTCGCCGGGTGGCTGCTGCATCCACGTACCGAGCCTCGAGGTGGTCTTCAGCGGCGACACGCTCTTCAACGGCGGGCCGGGTGCCACAGGCCGTTCCTTCTCGGACAGGGGGATGCTGGTCGATAGCATCCGATCCCGCCTGTTCGTCCTGGATGGGGATACCGCCGTGCACACCGGTCACGGCGATTCGACGACGATCGGCGACGAGGCCCGACGACTGGAAGCCGACTGA